Below is a window of Carassius gibelio isolate Cgi1373 ecotype wild population from Czech Republic chromosome B23, carGib1.2-hapl.c, whole genome shotgun sequence DNA.
GAAGCTTGAGACCAGAAGAAGATATAAATACAGACATTAGGAGTGCATGACGATGTTCACTAACCTTTTCAACTAGTCTCTGTGGCAGCAAATCTTCTACAAACTGCATCAGGTGGCCTTTTACAACAGCGTAATGGAAGAAAGCCACTTTTCCATTGACGACACCAAGAAACGAAGGAGTCTGATGTGCTCCCAAATGATTTGCTAAACGCCGCTCGTAACCAACATCGACCACACCAATTCCAATCCCTAGAgatcagaaaaacaacaacttatctggAGGAAGTGATCATATCACTAACATTGATGTGAAAATATGAACTGTCCAACCTAGAGTCTCCAATTCCTGCACTGTTTCTTTCCAGACTGGCTCGATATGGATGCAGCTGAAGCACCAGTCTGAGGTGATCTTGATCAAGTAAGGCCTCTTGAAGCTGTCAGGCACAACTTCATTGATATACTGGTTGAAGTGCAATGTGTACTTGCTGTCAGCAAAATCCCGACCACCCTTATTGTTGAAGGGAAAGTGAAAGAAAGACTCGTCAAAGTAAAAGTTGTCATGAAAGTGGCGGAAACCATGGTGGCGTCCATAGGGGTGAGTGTTATCTGTTTGTCCATAACGATCGTAGCTGGCTCTCTTCTCCTCGTTTGTTAAGATCTAAGGAGTAACATGAAGTTAACATCAGTGTTACTTCTGACAACATGTGATCTGTTTAGCCTTTATTAGCTGCAGTACCTCATAAGACTTTGTAATCTTGATGAACATGTCTTCAGCTTCaggatttttgtttttatcaggATGCCTGACAGTAGAGATGAAATATGACCATGGTGTAGCATTCTCATttagacataaaatatatataatacaaatattacaatctgcaagaaaaaaatagcactctcaccattctttGGCCAGGCGTTTATACACTTTCTTGATTTCTGCTTGGCTTGCGCTTCTGGTGACTCCAAGAACTTTATATGGATCAAATTCTGCAGTGCTTTCCACCTTAGCATCCATCAGGACCACATTGACCATCATCACAGAGAGCAAAAGCACCACCATCCTCATCATGGCCATTTGTTCTGCTGCCCAAAAACTATTATATTACAAGACATTATGGGGGAAATACATACGtatgaaatattgaaaaataaacatttaaatctgaaaataataatgtaacaaatgaatttaaaataatttctaataaaATCATCATAAATATAACCAAATATGatgataaatagaaaaatatacacATGAAATATTTTATCctgaatttttttatatgaaaaaatttaataaaaataaatagaacaaaatgtgAAGAGTAAATACATCAATTTGTACATAAATGAAGAAATTAAATATATCCATTGTTCCATTTTTGGTATTTGGagtaaaatgtacaatataaatattagattttttttttttattaaagtacaacaattaaaataaaatataaaaataaaagttaattcaatattttaataattattaggcTATAATGTTATATAGCCTAAATAATACTGTTATAATAgtgaatatatatacaaataaaaagaaatattcaTAACGACTTATGTATTTCAATTTCATGTTTGGTCAAATATGTTATTATCGAACTGCCTTCgcacataataaaaacatataataaaaccTAATTGTTccatactgatttttttattatttacagagATGATCCATTATTTACTTTCAAAGCTGTCATGCAAATAATGAGGTTTCCATCGGATGTCAGTGACACATAGTCGCGTTTAGACTATTACagaaaaagtgacattaaaggcATTCAATGATAAAAGAAAATCATCATTAAATCGCGTTCTGAGGGTAATAAAAGGCAGGACATGCAGGTAAATATCCGACAGAACTGGAATATCCTAGCTAGCCTGTTAGCATATCTagctcatgcttttatcacgaATATGAAATCAAAACGAGAGGAAACCATTACAACATGAATGAAATACGAATCTACCGTTATTAATGGTGACAgaagttcatccatccatctgagTGACGCGTTCATAGACCATGAGACATGCGCATTAACATTAGCAAAGATTCAAAGCGGCAtaaacattctctctctctctctgtgtgtgtgtgagagagagagaaagagagagagagagagagagagagagagagagagagaaaagtacTGCGCAGTCTCTCTCTATTCCATGGTGTTTATTGCAGTAACACATATAGTATTTTAACAAATATAGTATCTGGTTACCATGACTTGCAAAAACACTTCCACCATGATAAAGTGATGTATAAAACGCCACTAAGTGTGGCTTCTTCAAAAATATGTTAGGACTAAGATTGTGGTACCAAATCTAAACAGACTATACAAattgtttcaaatgtttaataaagaGGTTGTCTTAACTCAAGAGGCAGAATAACAAACTCCAGATGGCAATGTAATTCATTAAAACCTAAATATTAATAGGACTAACAGTCAAAACAGTAGGGCAACATGCTGCTAATCATACAGCACCAACTTCTGTCTGACAGACTTGCAGCCTTTAACAGCAAAGATTTTCTCCTCCACAGGGAAATAGGGCAAGTCTCTGGCCACTTTGTCTGCCAGATCATAGTCTTGGGTCATGTTCAGATGGCTCATCTCAGCCATGACACACTGACGTACATGCTTCAGCTCAAGAGGTAGGAAAGGAATGTAATGATCAACCAGATGATGATCTATAATACTAGAGTGCAGAAATCCACCTATAAAACATGCATAGACATAAAAAAAGTCAATGCAACCACAtacagagatatatatatatatatatatatatatatgtgtctttCAGTACACACTGTTCTTATCGTTGAAGATGTTTTGAAGGATCCTAGTCTCCAGTTCCTTGCTGTTCATCCAAAGCTCTTCCCGCTCTTTGCCTTCTCTCCAGAGATCCAGAGCCACTTCAGTAATCACATTCCCACCTGCATTACTATAAACAAACAGAGAGACAGTTTATAATTCGTTTTTTCACTCGTTAGGGACAGTAGAGACATTTAATTGCCACTGTGTTCGAATATGCAAATGCTAATATGTTgaatacaaaaaacaaaccatTGATGTTTTGAGGGCTTTACCTAAGAAAAATGAAGATTGCATTGTGGAATGACACTCCATCGACACGGACATTGTAGTCTAGAAAAGGTTTTATGACATCGATCAGCTGTGGTTGCATCTTGTCCATTTCATCAAATATGAACATGGAGCGGGGAAAACTTGATACATTTCCATGTATCCACTGCTTTAGCTGTGCCTGAATACACAGACCAGTTAGAGGAATTACTTATTACAGACATTTGacaaaaatgtgcattattttttattttcgtattacaattttaaatatattatttactatgtttttaaTGCAGTGATGAATAATGCATGGGCTAAATATTCTatcaggttaaaaaaataaataaatagattttcattattatttccaCTGAAAATACTGAATCTGTACATGACCCAAATCCCCACCTGTCTAGCCAACTCTGAGTACATTTGTCCTTTGGACATTacagtttgggcaccccttgcagaatctgtgaaaatgtgaataattttcaagaaataagagagatcatactaaatgcatgttattttttatttagttctctCCTGAGTAAGAAATTGTAcgtaaaagatgtttacatatagtccacaagacaaaaaattgctaaaattattaaaataaccccattcaaaagtttgggaacccttggttcgtAATACTGTGTggtgttacctgatgatcctcgactgtctttctgttttgtgatggttgtgca
It encodes the following:
- the LOC128011209 gene encoding torsin-1A-like gives rise to the protein MKVHLLIVLLLVSNITLSSGVLEFFAAAASYVIHKFYERDDLRPYDFKRLEKDLRDSLFGQHIVSDVVLKAVTSFMTDSNPNKPLVLSFHGTTGVGKNHVAKIIARNVYEKGDQSKHFHTYISEHHFPHRNKLDLYSAQLKQWIHGNVSSFPRSMFIFDEMDKMQPQLIDVIKPFLDYNVRVDGVSFHNAIFIFLSNAGGNVITEVALDLWREGKEREELWMNSKELETRILQNIFNDKNSGFLHSSIIDHHLVDHYIPFLPLELKHVRQCVMAEMSHLNMTQDYDLADKVARDLPYFPVEEKIFAVKGCKSVRQKLVLYD